In Fusarium oxysporum f. sp. lycopersici 4287 chromosome 11, whole genome shotgun sequence, the following are encoded in one genomic region:
- a CDS encoding hypothetical protein (At least one base has a quality score < 10), with the protein MQLLNIVLALVPLVAVSEAACHQSGESWGFHERLCAVITARRVQGRAYLSDSYCQGQKKTHCIFVPGSGKHADLDVKRLTGGLPRPCPNMLATTT; encoded by the coding sequence ATGCAGCTCTTGAACATCGTCCTCGCCCTCGTGCCCCTCGTGGCCGTCTCTGAGGCTGCTTGCCACCAGAGCGGCGAGTCTTGGGGGTTCCATGAAAGACTCTGTGCTGTAATAACTGCGAGACGCGTGCAGGGCCGAGCGTATTTGAGTGACAGTTATTGTCAAGGCCAGAAAAAGACGCACTGTATCTTCGTCCCTGGCTCCGGCAAGCACGCCGACCTTGATGTCAAGCGTCTTACAGGCGGGCTTCCACGACCCTGTCCGAATATGCTTGCTACTACTACCTGA